The sequence below is a genomic window from Thermorudis peleae.
GCCAGGTAGCCGACGATCTGGTCAAAACCAATGACTGCCAGCGCTTGCGCCACCTCTCGTGCGGCAGTATCGTCGTCCAACACCAGCAGCAGGCGGGCATCAGGCGGCACCACCAGCCCCACCCGGTTTTGGAACTGGCTACCCTTGAACCAGACGGTTATCGCTCCCGGGATATGGCCTTGGGCAAATGCGGCTGGCGCCCGCGTGTCGAGGACGAGCACCCCGTCGCGCAGAAACTGGCGCACTGCCGCCGGGGTGAGCGGCTGTGGCTCGGCAACGGCCAGTGGCACGGCTCCGCGGTTGAGTTCCACGATCCGCTCCATGTTCGGCGGGCGCACCGGCAGCCGCTCGTTCATGTAACGCACAAACGCCGCTTCGTCGCCGATGGCGATCGCCGGGTTGAAGCGCTTCTCAAAGCCGATTGATGTACTTGTCATGCGGTTGGCCACCCGACCACAGAGCGACCCCGCCACATGGCCCGGACAGACGATTGTGCCTTCAGGTAGCTGGAGGAGTCGCTCGTGCAGGCTGTGAAACAGCCCGTGGGCGCCCTCTAGTCCATCGACTGCCAGGTCGGGCCGAGCAACGTCACCAATGAAGAGCGAATCACCAGTGAGGACGACCCACGGCTCCGGCCCACGGGTCGTGTCGATGACTGCAATCGCGATATGCTCTGGCCGATGCCCTGGCGTGTGAATGACCCGGAGCACCACATCGCCCAGCACAAGCTCATCGCCGTCCCGTACGGCCTGGTGTGGATAGGCCACTCCCGCCGCCTCATGAACGACGATCGTTGCCCCGGTGCGGGCTGCCAGCTGGTGGTGCCCAGCGACGTGGTCAGCGTGGTTGTGCGTCTCAATAATGTAGCGTAGGCGCAATCCCTCACGAGCCAGGATTGTGAGGATTTCCTCGACCATATCGATGCGTGGGTCGATGACGGCTGCCTCCCCACTTGCCGTCGATCCCACAAGGTAGGCCGCACAGCCAATGTCCGTGCGAACGAGTTGCTGGAAGAACATGGCATTACCTCCGTGTCTCCGCCGTCTGAACCGCCGCAGCAAACGCTTGCAGCGCGCGCTCCAGCCGGGCTCGAGCTTCAGCAGCAATCGGCTCCAGCGCTGGATTGCCAGCAATCCCCAGCATCGCCTGCGGATCGGCAATTTCTACCCGCGTCTGCCCATCGACTGCCCGGACGACGACGTTGCAGGGTAACAGCAGGCCGATCTCTGGCTCACGCTCAAGCGCCTGATGTGCCAGGGTGGGATTACACGCTCCCAAAATGCGATAGGGCGGCATCTCCTGCCCCAGCTTCTGCTTGAGCGTCTGCTGCACATCAATTTCTGTGAGCACGCCAAAGCCTTCAGCCTTGAGCGCTTCGGTAATCCGTGCGACTGCCTCCTCAGGCGGCACGGCAACCGTGACACCAAATCCATAGCTTCCCATCGCCTTAACTCCTTTCCAGATACCGACCTCCCGGTATCTGCTTGACTGCGTCAGTCGTTCGGGGTGCAACAGCAGCCACCGAGGCCACAGCTTGGCCCAGCGTCACTGGTCCACGTGCTTGTCTCGCGCCCGACGGTCGCGAAAGCGGCAAATTGCTTGCGCACTGTGCTGGCCCCACACTGGGGGCAGGGGGAGACGGTTTGCTGCTCTCGTCGCTGTACCAGCACCTCGAACGACGTGCCACAGGCCTCACAGCGATAGACATACAGCGGCATTACGATCCTCCTCTCCTCACTCCGCTGTGTCGGTCACTGGTGTCGACCCGACCGGGATCTGCTCCCGCAGCTGCGTTGCCCAGGAACCCCGGCACGCTAGCTGGTCGATCAAGATGGCCCGCGTCAGGTGGCAGGCTTCGAGAATTCGGCGGTCGGTTAAGGAGTAGTGCATCTCGGTACCGACGCGCTCGGCCTGCACCACGCCCAGCTGCCGCATGATGGCCAGGTGCTGGCTGATCTTGGCCTGTCGCTGGCCAGTTAACTCAACGAGTCGCTTGACTGGCAGTGGGCCCTCGGCCAGTAGTTCCAGAATCTCGATCCGCGTTGGGTCGGCAAGTACCCGACAGAACTCGGCCTGGAGCTGGTAGAGCTGTCGTGTTTGCGTGCGGTCGTCGGTCATTGCCACCTCCCCGAATATATTCGAATAACTGAATGAAATGATAAAGGGAAGCATAGTCGCTGTCAAGCACGGCCGGCAGTTAGAAGTAACGCCAGAGCCACCATTTCTCAAACAAGAGCTTGCCCACAAAGAGCGCGCGTGATGGCTCCCACATGCGCCCACGGCCTTCGCCTTTCGGTGGAAACCCCTTGGGGTAAGTCGTCCGGCTCATCGCGGCGCGCCCGGCGCCGTAGGTAACGAGTCAGGTTGTGTGCAGGCGGAATCGTTCCTTGGTACCGTGGCCAGTCAACTCCACGGCGAGGTTGTGCGCGATCAAGTCAGCCTGTTGGTGAGCCACAACTCCCGCTTTCGATGCAGGGAAGTTCACGCAGTCTCCTAAGGCGTAGATATTGGGGTAACGGGTGGCAAGGGTGTCATAGTCAACTTGGACCCCAGCTGGCTCTGCAAGCCCACTGTCCAGTAGCACCTGAGCAGGACGATGCGGTGGAATCATGAACATGAGGTCATAGTGTAGCTCGTCGCCGTGAGCATTGCGCACGACATTGTGTTCGTGGTCAATTTCTGCAACAGGCCAATCGAAATGAGTGATCACCCCGCGTGCCTCGGCGTGCTCCGTGAGCCAACGATTAGCTGATTTGGGGTCACCGCCCGGGCGCGCCATCGGCGCAACAAAGTGGATCTCTGTGCGCTGGCGTACGCCCCGCTTGTGCAAGAACGTGTCAATGCTGAAGAGCGCCTCGAACGGAGCAGGTGGGCAACGATAGGGAGTCGCTGGCATTCCCACGACGATGGTTCCGCCCGAAAAATTGCGGAGGGCATCATAACACCGGACAGCAGCCTCGAGTTCCCAGGCATGGTACGCGCCCTCACAGGCACCAGGAATCTCTTCCGGGTGGGTTTCAAGACCAAGCGCTAGGATGAGGTAGTCGTAGCCGATACGCTCACTCTCCAGTTCAACGGTCTGAGTCGAGGGGTCAATCCCCAAAATGTTCCCCAGAATGACTCGAACACCATATCGCTCTGTCCGGGTCAAGTCACGCGTGATGTCGCTTGGGCGACGCTCGCCCGTCATGAGAAGGAGATTCGCAGGCTGGT
It includes:
- a CDS encoding MBL fold metallo-hydrolase, with protein sequence MFFQQLVRTDIGCAAYLVGSTASGEAAVIDPRIDMVEEILTILAREGLRLRYIIETHNHADHVAGHHQLAARTGATIVVHEAAGVAYPHQAVRDGDELVLGDVVLRVIHTPGHRPEHIAIAVIDTTRGPEPWVVLTGDSLFIGDVARPDLAVDGLEGAHGLFHSLHERLLQLPEGTIVCPGHVAGSLCGRVANRMTSTSIGFEKRFNPAIAIGDEAAFVRYMNERLPVRPPNMERIVELNRGAVPLAVAEPQPLTPAAVRQFLRDGVLVLDTRAPAAFAQGHIPGAITVWFKGSQFQNRVGLVVPPDARLLLVLDDDTAAREVAQALAVIGFDQIVGYLAGGMAAWQQAGEPVATLSQWTPRELAQALTERRPVQVLDVREPDEWEAGHVPGAIHLPFYRVEAEARQRLNPTEHVAVVCGGGERSIIAASLLRRLGFGNVIDVAGGMTAWIAERLPLEPLTTATAA
- a CDS encoding DUF302 domain-containing protein codes for the protein MGSYGFGVTVAVPPEEAVARITEALKAEGFGVLTEIDVQQTLKQKLGQEMPPYRILGACNPTLAHQALEREPEIGLLLPCNVVVRAVDGQTRVEIADPQAMLGIAGNPALEPIAAEARARLERALQAFAAAVQTAETRR
- a CDS encoding FmdB family zinc ribbon protein: MPLYVYRCEACGTSFEVLVQRREQQTVSPCPQCGASTVRKQFAAFATVGRETSTWTSDAGPSCGLGGCCCTPND
- a CDS encoding ArsR/SmtB family transcription factor, translated to MTDDRTQTRQLYQLQAEFCRVLADPTRIEILELLAEGPLPVKRLVELTGQRQAKISQHLAIMRQLGVVQAERVGTEMHYSLTDRRILEACHLTRAILIDQLACRGSWATQLREQIPVGSTPVTDTAE
- a CDS encoding NAD(P)/FAD-dependent oxidoreductase; this translates as MTRKRVVVLGGGIGGVSAAVNLAQKLRGKHDVILIDRRPYHIYQPANLLLMTGERRPSDITRDLTRTERYGVRVILGNILGIDPSTQTVELESERIGYDYLILALGLETHPEEIPGACEGAYHAWELEAAVRCYDALRNFSGGTIVVGMPATPYRCPPAPFEALFSIDTFLHKRGVRQRTEIHFVAPMARPGGDPKSANRWLTEHAEARGVITHFDWPVAEIDHEHNVVRNAHGDELHYDLMFMIPPHRPAQVLLDSGLAEPAGVQVDYDTLATRYPNIYALGDCVNFPASKAGVVAHQQADLIAHNLAVELTGHGTKERFRLHTT